A window of Apium graveolens cultivar Ventura chromosome 8, ASM990537v1, whole genome shotgun sequence contains these coding sequences:
- the LOC141676740 gene encoding uncharacterized protein LOC141676740, which translates to MLPQMNSTLVYASMVPILRAGLLSSLQQRYTTWGIWINLYRQRVWTCKVTGKSNLTYEEALVSEQKVIEKVLQLPSELVGPVLREVQFNIH; encoded by the exons ATGTTACCACAGATGAACAGTACTCTCGTTTATGCTTCG ATGGTTCCCATCTTGAGAGCTGGTCTTCTATCTTCCCTGCAACAAAGATATACCACTTGG GGTATATGGATTAATCTGTATCGACAGAGAGTTTGGACTTGTAAAGTTACTGGGAAGAGTAATTTGACGTATGAAGAGGCGCTGGTTTCGGAACAGAAGGTGATTGAGAAGGTTCTGCAGCTTCCTAGTGAATTAGTTGGCCCGGTTCTTCGGGAGGTTCAATTTA ATATCCACTGA